A region of Streptomyces sp. NBC_00654 DNA encodes the following proteins:
- the hutU gene encoding urocanate hydratase: MSGPRPVRAPRGTALTALGWQQEAALRMLQNNLDPEVAEHPDKLVVYGGTGKAARDWRSFDAMVRTLRTLKQDETMLVQSGRPVGVMQTHEWAPRVLIANSNLVGDWANWEEFRRLEALGLTMYGQMTAGSWIYIGTQGILQGTYETFAAVAAKKFGGTLAGTITLTAGLGGMGGAQPLAVTMNDGVAICVDCDPRAIERRIEHRFLDVRADSLEHALQLAVEARDARRPLSIGLLGNAAELLPRMLAEGAPVDIVTDQTSAHDPLAYLPLGVDFDDMASYAAEKPADFTVRARESMAAHVEAMVGFMDAGAEVFDYGNSIRGEAQLAGYARAFDFPGFVPAYIRPLFCEGKGPFRWAALSGEASDIHKTDKAILELFPENESLHRWIRMAGERVHFQGLPARICWLGYGERDKAGERFNDMVASGELAAPLAIGRDHLDCGSVASPYRETEAMLDGSDAIADWPLLNAMVNVASGASWVSLHHGGGVGMGRSIHAGQVTVADGTKLAGEKIRRVLTNDPGMGVIRHVDAGYDIAESVASDKGVRVPMAEGEK, encoded by the coding sequence ATGTCAGGACCCCGCCCCGTACGGGCGCCGCGCGGTACCGCACTGACCGCCCTGGGATGGCAGCAGGAAGCCGCCCTGCGCATGCTGCAGAACAACCTCGACCCCGAGGTCGCCGAGCACCCCGACAAGCTCGTCGTCTACGGCGGTACGGGGAAGGCGGCCCGCGACTGGCGTTCGTTCGACGCCATGGTCCGTACGCTGCGGACGCTCAAGCAGGACGAGACGATGCTCGTCCAGTCCGGGCGGCCGGTCGGCGTCATGCAGACCCATGAATGGGCCCCGCGCGTCCTGATCGCCAACTCCAACCTGGTGGGGGACTGGGCGAACTGGGAGGAGTTCCGCCGCCTGGAGGCGCTCGGACTCACCATGTACGGCCAGATGACCGCCGGGTCCTGGATCTACATCGGCACCCAGGGCATCCTCCAGGGCACGTACGAGACGTTCGCCGCCGTCGCCGCGAAGAAGTTCGGCGGGACGCTCGCCGGGACGATCACGCTGACGGCCGGGCTCGGCGGCATGGGCGGCGCCCAGCCGCTCGCCGTCACGATGAACGACGGCGTCGCGATCTGCGTCGACTGCGACCCGCGCGCCATCGAGCGCCGGATCGAGCACCGCTTCCTCGACGTGAGGGCCGACAGCCTGGAGCACGCCCTCCAGCTCGCCGTCGAGGCGCGCGACGCCCGGCGCCCGCTCTCCATCGGTCTGCTCGGCAACGCGGCGGAACTGCTGCCCCGCATGCTCGCCGAGGGCGCCCCGGTCGACATCGTCACCGACCAGACCAGTGCGCACGACCCGCTGGCCTATCTGCCGCTCGGCGTCGACTTCGACGACATGGCCTCGTACGCCGCCGAGAAGCCCGCCGACTTCACCGTGCGGGCGCGGGAGTCGATGGCCGCGCACGTGGAGGCGATGGTCGGCTTCATGGACGCCGGGGCGGAGGTCTTCGACTACGGCAACTCCATCCGGGGCGAGGCCCAACTCGCCGGATACGCGCGGGCCTTCGACTTCCCGGGCTTCGTCCCCGCGTACATCCGGCCGCTCTTCTGCGAAGGGAAGGGGCCGTTCCGCTGGGCGGCGCTGTCGGGCGAGGCGTCCGACATCCACAAGACGGACAAGGCGATCCTGGAGCTCTTCCCGGAGAACGAGTCCCTGCACCGCTGGATCAGGATGGCGGGCGAGCGGGTCCACTTCCAGGGTCTGCCCGCCCGGATCTGCTGGCTCGGCTACGGCGAGCGGGACAAGGCGGGGGAGCGCTTCAACGACATGGTCGCGAGCGGTGAACTCGCGGCCCCGCTGGCCATCGGCCGCGACCACCTCGACTGCGGCTCGGTCGCCTCGCCGTACCGCGAGACCGAGGCCATGCTCGACGGATCCGACGCCATCGCCGACTGGCCGCTGCTGAACGCCATGGTCAACGTGGCCTCCGGCGCGTCCTGGGTCTCCCTCCACCACGGCGGCGGCGTGGGCATGGGGCGCTCCATCCACGCGGGACAGGTCACCGTCGCCGACGGGACGAAGCTGGCGGGCGAGAAGATCCGCCGGGTCCTGACGAACGACCCGGGCATGGGCGTCATCCGGCATGTCGACGCCGGATACGACATCGCGGAGTCCGTCGCCTCCGACAAGGGCGTACGTGTGCCGATGGCGGAGGGCGAGAAGTGA
- a CDS encoding APC family permease, whose translation MTAPGTPATPTAPGPPENAALKRAIGPRLLILFVIGDILGTGIYATTGKVAGKVGGALWLPFLIGFVVAILTAASYVELVGKYPKAAGAALYTQKAFKVPFLTFVVAFMVMCSGLSSASAAARAFSGDYLGEFTSAVPPTLVAILFILILAALNLRGVAESVKANVVLTVVEVTGLLVILAIGAYAVLNGDGEPARLTEFEASGTGYALITGVLGATALGFFAFVGFEDSVNMAEETQDPVRTFPRAIFIGVAVTGTVYVLVALVSSLLVDHRTLEKSSGPLLEVVKAGGVDFPPRLFALIALFAVTNSALINIMMASRLCYGMANERVLPRALGRVLPGRRTPWVGIALVSLLAVGLVSTGEIEGLGDTTSFLLLCVFAVVNIAVLVLRGDRVEHRHFRTPTALPVLGAVTALTLASPLADRDADVYVRAGVLLLIGIGLWVVNRTVMSARGESAQDLPDDRQA comes from the coding sequence GTGACCGCTCCAGGCACACCCGCGACGCCGACCGCGCCCGGCCCGCCGGAGAACGCCGCCCTGAAGCGGGCCATCGGGCCCAGGCTGCTGATCCTCTTCGTGATCGGCGACATCCTGGGCACCGGTATCTACGCCACCACCGGCAAGGTGGCCGGCAAGGTCGGGGGCGCGCTCTGGCTGCCGTTCCTGATCGGCTTCGTCGTCGCGATCCTGACGGCCGCCTCGTACGTCGAACTCGTGGGCAAGTATCCGAAGGCCGCCGGGGCCGCGCTCTACACACAGAAGGCGTTCAAGGTCCCGTTCCTGACCTTCGTCGTCGCCTTCATGGTGATGTGCTCGGGCCTGTCGTCCGCGAGCGCCGCGGCCCGCGCGTTCAGCGGTGACTACCTCGGCGAGTTCACCTCCGCCGTGCCGCCCACCCTGGTCGCGATCCTGTTCATCCTGATCCTGGCCGCGCTCAATCTGCGCGGCGTGGCCGAGTCCGTGAAGGCGAACGTCGTCCTGACGGTGGTCGAGGTGACCGGCCTGCTCGTGATCCTCGCGATCGGCGCGTACGCGGTCCTGAACGGTGACGGCGAACCCGCCCGGCTGACCGAGTTCGAGGCGAGCGGTACGGGATACGCCCTGATCACCGGGGTGCTCGGCGCCACCGCTCTCGGCTTCTTCGCCTTCGTCGGCTTCGAGGACTCGGTGAACATGGCGGAGGAGACCCAGGACCCGGTCCGCACCTTCCCCCGGGCCATCTTCATCGGCGTGGCCGTGACGGGCACCGTCTATGTCCTGGTCGCCCTGGTCTCCTCGCTGCTGGTCGACCACCGGACCCTGGAGAAGTCGAGCGGACCGCTGCTCGAAGTGGTGAAGGCGGGCGGCGTCGACTTCCCGCCCAGGCTGTTCGCGCTGATCGCCCTGTTCGCCGTGACCAACTCCGCGCTGATCAACATCATGATGGCCTCACGGCTCTGTTACGGCATGGCGAACGAACGCGTCCTGCCGCGGGCCCTGGGCCGTGTCCTGCCCGGCCGGCGCACCCCCTGGGTGGGCATCGCCCTCGTCTCGCTGCTCGCCGTCGGGCTGGTCTCCACCGGTGAGATCGAAGGGCTCGGCGACACCACCTCGTTCCTGCTGCTCTGTGTCTTCGCCGTCGTCAACATCGCCGTCCTCGTGCTGCGCGGGGACCGCGTGGAGCACCGGCACTTCCGTACGCCGACGGCGCTGCCCGTGCTCGGCGCGGTCACGGCCCTGACCCTGGCGAGCCCGCTGGCCGACCGGGACGCGGACGTCTATGTCCGGGCCGGGGTGCTGCTGCTGATCGGCATCGGCCTGTGGGTGGTCAACAGGACGGTGATGAGCGCCCGCGGGGAGAGCGCCCAGGACCTTCCCGACGACCGGCAGGCGTAG
- a CDS encoding transcriptional regulator, which translates to MLQRLAAERATGALMRDRGTLYLADGRVVHAESPATPGIDVLLTTGGALRHEGWWDAVAQAGAGRRVGRYLVESGHVPGGALELCHLGALYDAAFFVLGPTGTPARFRYGVSHWIGPVRPVAVAAVQRETLRRRELLDRIWPDAVTDSAPLARTAHPVDTPLPDRRRRALDLVDGVRTAPDIARELGRSTFHLLVDLRRLAAAGLVEAARPAAGGAGAAGDRFALPEVTADPDVALLRRLRDALEAL; encoded by the coding sequence ATGCTCCAGCGCCTCGCCGCCGAGCGTGCCACCGGCGCCCTGATGCGGGACCGAGGCACGCTCTACCTCGCCGACGGCCGGGTGGTGCACGCCGAGAGCCCGGCCACCCCCGGCATCGACGTACTCCTCACCACGGGCGGGGCGTTGCGGCACGAGGGCTGGTGGGACGCGGTCGCACAGGCGGGGGCCGGGCGGCGGGTCGGGCGCTATCTGGTGGAGAGCGGTCATGTTCCGGGCGGCGCACTGGAGTTGTGCCATCTGGGCGCGCTGTACGACGCGGCGTTCTTCGTCCTCGGACCGACCGGCACCCCGGCCAGATTCCGTTACGGGGTGTCGCACTGGATCGGCCCCGTACGTCCCGTGGCGGTGGCGGCCGTACAGCGCGAGACGCTCCGGCGCCGGGAGCTGCTGGACCGGATCTGGCCCGACGCGGTGACCGACAGCGCCCCGCTCGCCAGGACGGCACACCCCGTCGACACCCCGCTGCCGGACCGCCGGCGCCGGGCCCTGGACCTGGTCGACGGCGTGCGTACGGCCCCGGACATCGCACGGGAGCTGGGCCGTTCGACGTTCCACCTCCTGGTCGACCTGCGGCGGCTCGCGGCGGCCGGACTGGTCGAGGCGGCCCGGCCCGCCGCGGGCGGGGCCGGGGCGGCCGGGGACCGGTTCGCGCTGCCCGAGGTCACGGCCGATCCCGATGTCGCCCTGCTGCGCCGGCTCAGAGACGCACTGGAGGCCCTGTGA
- a CDS encoding roadblock/LC7 domain-containing protein, protein MVPEAEARDVLDELQRLRARVPLLTGALAASTDGLVLAHDTPGVEAEGVAALTAAALGVAIRMTDATSRGGFRELLVRGENGYVATYAAGPSAVLTLLAADRVNVGRLHLEGRRAGARIGELVEAALSRERPDRAARTAPPKARTPQPRTDRPGGLPQRPT, encoded by the coding sequence ATGGTGCCCGAGGCCGAAGCGCGGGATGTGCTCGACGAGCTCCAGCGGTTACGGGCCCGGGTGCCGCTCCTGACCGGCGCACTGGCGGCCAGCACCGACGGCCTGGTCCTGGCCCATGACACCCCCGGCGTGGAGGCGGAAGGTGTCGCCGCACTGACCGCCGCCGCGCTCGGCGTCGCGATCCGGATGACCGACGCGACCTCCCGGGGCGGCTTCCGCGAACTCCTGGTGCGCGGCGAGAACGGGTACGTCGCCACCTACGCGGCGGGCCCCTCCGCCGTACTCACGCTGCTGGCCGCGGACCGCGTCAACGTCGGACGGCTCCATCTGGAGGGCCGCCGGGCGGGCGCCCGCATCGGCGAACTCGTCGAAGCCGCCCTGTCCCGGGAGCGCCCCGACCGCGCCGCCCGCACCGCGCCCCCGAAGGCGCGCACCCCGCAACCGCGTACCGACCGCCCCGGCGGGCTGCCGCAGCGCCCCACGTAG
- a CDS encoding MurR/RpiR family transcriptional regulator has product MSGSSPAARLQRLFEGHRLTPTQRRIAHCMVRRAADAPFLSSVELAELAGVSQPSVTRFAVALGFDGYPALRRHLREVAPADTGGPAAEDTYNEYQQAVRAEIENLRQLSDLLADPGPVERAGRLLAGSCPLPVLGLRAASSQARGFGYFAAKVHPDVRVLDEGGTMLYDRIDAARRAGASALMCFALPRHPKEVVDALAYAQGVGLTVVTVADSAFAPVAGHSDLLIPAAVGSGLAFDTVCAPMLLGRVLLEAMCDGLPEAQARLEEFDARAAARGLFVE; this is encoded by the coding sequence ATGAGCGGGAGCAGCCCCGCTGCGCGGTTGCAGCGGCTCTTCGAGGGGCACCGGCTCACGCCCACCCAGCGGCGCATCGCGCACTGCATGGTGCGCCGGGCCGCCGACGCCCCCTTCCTCTCCAGCGTCGAGCTGGCCGAGCTGGCCGGGGTCAGCCAGCCCTCCGTCACCCGGTTCGCGGTCGCGCTCGGATTCGACGGCTACCCGGCACTGCGCCGGCACCTTCGTGAGGTCGCGCCCGCCGATACGGGCGGGCCCGCCGCCGAGGACACGTACAACGAGTACCAGCAGGCCGTCCGGGCCGAGATCGAGAACCTGCGGCAGCTGTCCGACCTGCTCGCCGATCCCGGGCCGGTGGAGCGGGCGGGCCGACTGCTGGCCGGGTCCTGCCCGTTGCCGGTGCTCGGGCTGCGGGCCGCGTCCTCGCAGGCCCGGGGCTTCGGGTACTTCGCCGCCAAGGTGCATCCCGATGTCCGGGTGCTCGACGAGGGCGGCACCATGCTGTACGACCGGATCGACGCCGCTCGCCGGGCGGGGGCCTCCGCGCTGATGTGCTTCGCGCTGCCGCGCCACCCGAAGGAGGTCGTGGACGCGCTCGCGTACGCCCAGGGCGTGGGGCTGACCGTGGTGACCGTCGCGGACTCGGCGTTCGCCCCGGTGGCCGGACACAGCGATCTGCTGATCCCGGCGGCAGTCGGGTCAGGGCTCGCCTTCGACACCGTGTGCGCGCCGATGCTGCTGGGGCGGGTGCTGCTGGAGGCGATGTGCGACGGGCTGCCGGAGGCACAGGCGCGGCTGGAGGAGTTCGACGCGCGTGCGGCGGCGCGCGGGCTGTTCGTGGAATAG
- a CDS encoding cystathionine beta-synthase, whose translation MQFHDSMISLVGNTPLVRLRNVTTDIQATVLAKVEYFNPGGSVKDRIALRMIEAAEESGQLLPGGTIVEPTSGNTGVGLAIVAQQKGYKCIFVCPDKVSTDKINVLRAYGAEVVVCPTAVDPDHPDSYYNVSDRLVRETPGAWKPDQYSNPNNPRSHYETTGPELWEQTEGKITHFVAGVGTGGTISGTGRYLKEISGGAVKVVGADPEGSVYSGGSGRPYLVEGVGEDFWPTAYDRTVTDEIVAVSDKDSFQMTRRLAKEEGLLVGGSCGMAVVAALEVARRLGPDDVVVVLLPDSGRGYLSKIFNDEWMADYGFLDDTGTSARVSDVLDHKDGPLPTLVHMHPEETVGEAIEVLREYGVSQMPIVKPGAGHPDVMAAEVIGSVVERQLLDALFTQRASLTDPLEKHMSPPLPQVGSGEPVEDLMAALSGADGADAAIVLVEGKPKGVVSRQDLLAFLAKDAVAKP comes from the coding sequence ACCCCGCTGGTGAGGCTGCGCAATGTCACGACGGACATCCAGGCGACGGTCCTGGCGAAGGTCGAGTACTTCAACCCCGGCGGGTCGGTGAAGGACCGCATCGCGCTGCGCATGATCGAGGCGGCCGAGGAGAGCGGGCAGTTGCTGCCCGGCGGCACGATCGTCGAGCCGACCAGCGGCAACACGGGCGTCGGCCTCGCCATCGTCGCCCAGCAGAAGGGGTACAAGTGCATCTTCGTCTGCCCGGACAAGGTGTCCACGGACAAGATCAACGTGCTGCGCGCGTACGGGGCGGAGGTCGTCGTCTGCCCCACGGCCGTTGACCCCGATCACCCGGACTCGTACTACAACGTCTCCGACCGCCTGGTCCGCGAGACGCCGGGGGCCTGGAAGCCGGACCAGTACTCCAACCCCAACAACCCGCGCTCGCACTACGAGACCACCGGTCCGGAGCTGTGGGAGCAGACGGAGGGGAAGATCACCCACTTCGTCGCGGGCGTCGGCACGGGCGGCACGATCAGCGGCACCGGGCGCTATCTCAAGGAGATCAGCGGCGGCGCGGTGAAGGTCGTCGGCGCGGACCCGGAGGGCTCGGTCTACTCCGGCGGCTCCGGACGTCCGTATCTGGTCGAGGGCGTCGGCGAGGACTTCTGGCCGACGGCGTACGACCGCACCGTCACCGACGAGATCGTCGCGGTGTCCGACAAGGACTCCTTCCAGATGACCCGCCGCCTCGCCAAGGAGGAGGGCCTGCTGGTCGGCGGCTCCTGCGGGATGGCGGTCGTGGCGGCGCTGGAGGTCGCACGGCGGCTGGGCCCGGACGACGTCGTGGTGGTGCTGCTGCCCGACAGCGGCCGCGGCTACCTGAGCAAGATCTTCAACGACGAGTGGATGGCCGACTACGGCTTCCTGGACGACACGGGCACCTCCGCCCGCGTCAGCGACGTCCTGGACCACAAGGACGGCCCGCTGCCGACCCTCGTCCATATGCACCCGGAGGAGACGGTCGGCGAGGCGATCGAGGTGCTGCGCGAGTACGGCGTCTCCCAGATGCCGATCGTGAAGCCGGGCGCCGGTCACCCGGACGTGATGGCCGCCGAGGTCATCGGCTCCGTCGTGGAACGGCAGCTGCTGGACGCCCTGTTCACCCAGCGCGCCTCGCTCACCGACCCGCTGGAGAAGCACATGTCGCCCCCGCTGCCGCAGGTCGGCTCGGGCGAGCCGGTCGAGGACCTGATGGCCGCGCTCAGCGGTGCGGACGGCGCGGACGCGGCGATCGTGCTGGTCGAGGGGAAGCCGAAGGGCGTCGTGAGCCGGCAGGACCTGCTGGCGTTCCTGGCGAAGGACGCGGTCGCGAAGCCGTAG